In one window of Gossypium arboreum isolate Shixiya-1 chromosome 4, ASM2569848v2, whole genome shotgun sequence DNA:
- the LOC108459045 gene encoding uncharacterized protein LOC108459045 encodes MVAGKVVLVSLLFLEVLLVHAMAGGSEAKPPEIKVHKEDDDEPGWVVPREADEPDESTPQDVEAEAPEIRRLGKHHILSSTKSVAAGGVIIAGLVTAAFAVVVAYIRVTRTRDDGVKH; translated from the coding sequence ATGGTTGCGGGTAAGGTTGTTTTGGTTTCCTTGCTTTTTTTGGAGGTATTGCTGGTGCATGCAATGGCTGGAGGATCTGAGGCCAAACCACCTGAGATTAAGGTTCATAAAGAGGATGATGATGAGCCAGGTTGGGTTGTTCCTAGAGAAGCAGATGAGCCAGATGAAAGTACTCCTCAAGATGTTGAAGCTGAAGCACCAGAAATCAGACGGTTGGGAAAGCATCATATTCTTTCATCAACTAAGTCTGTGGCTGCTGGTGGTGTCATCATTGCTGGACTTGTCACTGCTGCTTTTGCAGTTGTTGTTGCTTACATTCGAGTTACAAGAACAAGAGATGATGGTGTTAAACACTGA